In Nakaseomyces glabratus chromosome I, complete sequence, the sequence TCTGTTTGAACTTTGTGTCTGACCTGGTGACGGAGGAGTCTGTGTCGTCGAAGTCGTCTGTGTCCGTTGGTGTATTGTTCTCCTTGACTATGATGGTCCCGTTCGGTTGCAGGCCCTCTACACACCTCCTGAAGAACTTGACCAGCTCCTCGTCGGGCAAGTGGCCCACACACCACTGGCACCATATCAGCCAGTACTTGCCCTTCTCGGGCACAAAGTCCTGCATGCCCAGCGCATATATCTCACCTATCTTGCCCTCCTGTCTCAGAGGCTCCAGCTCCTGGTGCATCTGCGCCACAAAGGGCTCGACGGGCTCGACAAGGTCAACCACATCGCAATGCTTGTGCAGCATGGTCTTGGTAACCCTGCCGATACCAGCACCCACATCACACCCAACTCTCTTGTACCCGGGCTCGACAACCATCCTCGACTTCAGCTTCCTCAGGAAGTGGTTCGACCCCAGCACATCCATCACAGGCACCACTGTGCCCTCGCCGTAACCACCCAGCACACCGTCCACCGTGGGCGGGATGCTCGTCCAGTAGTCAATAGCATCGCCATAGTCTATCAGCTCGTCAGGTTTCTCCATCTTTTCAGTGTCCTGTGTAGGCCATCTCTAATGTCTACTTGATccaaactgaaaaatttttcaatgctCATACATTTTATAGCTTGCTATAGAAAATGTACATCGGAATATTTAAGAGTTAGACTAATCTCCAGGGCCACAAACCACATCGCTAGAACGTGTGGGCTATATACTTTGTTCTTGTGCGCTTGTGCCGGCCCCCCTCAAGCGGTGGGCTTCCAATTGCTCTTGAGCTATGTCCTATTTGG encodes:
- the TAE1 gene encoding N-terminal protein methyltransferase (CAGL0I09240g~Ortholog(s) have N-terminal protein N-methyltransferase activity, role in N-terminal peptidyl-proline dimethylation, cytoplasmic translation, single-species biofilm formation on inanimate substrate and cytosol, nucleus localization), coding for MEKPDELIDYGDAIDYWTSIPPTVDGVLGGYGEGTVVPVMDVLGSNHFLRKLKSRMVVEPGYKRVGCDVGAGIGRVTKTMLHKHCDVVDLVEPVEPFVAQMHQELEPLRQEGKIGEIYALGMQDFVPEKGKYWLIWCQWCVGHLPDEELVKFFRRCVEGLQPNGTIIVKENNTPTDTDDFDDTDSSVTRSDTKFKQIFEQSGLKLIATDRQKGLPKELYPVRMYALKPVA